The Lonchura striata isolate bLonStr1 chromosome 6, bLonStr1.mat, whole genome shotgun sequence nucleotide sequence TTACTTTTATTCAAAGTTATTTGCAGAAATTGGTCTACAGTTTCatgttcctgaaagcatccagtcatcagtgtcCACACtacagccttgagctcctggttcctcaagCTGTAGATGacggggttcagggctggaggaaaCACTGAGTATAGAAGTGACAGGgccacatccagggatggggaagacATCGTGGGTGGCTTCAGGTAGGCAaacactgcagtgctgacaaacagggagaccacagccaggtgagggaggcaggtggaaaaggctttgtgccgtccctgctcagaggggatcctcagcacagccctgaagatctgcacataggagaaaacaatgaatacAAAACATCCAGATAGGAAACCAGCAGTAACAGCaatgagcccaagttccctgagataagatttggagcaggagagcttgaggatctgtgggatttcacagaagaactggcccagggcattgccatggcacaggggcagggaaaatgtattggcagtgagcagcagagcagtgaggaaggcactggcccaggcagctgctgccatgtgggcacaagctctgctgcccaggagggtcccgtagtgcaggggtttgcagatggacacgtagcggtcgtagcacatgatggtcaggaggaaatattCAGTTGcaacacagaaaacagaaaagaagacCTGTGCAACACATCCtgagtaggagatgttcctggtgtcccagagggaattgtgcatggctttggggacagtggtgcagatggagcccaggtcgctgagggccaggttgagcaggaagaagaacatgggcgtgtgcaggtggtggccgcaggctacggcgctgatgatgaggccgttgcccaggagggcagccagggagatgcccaggaagaggcagaagtgcaggagctgcagctgccgcgtgtctgccagtgccagcaggaggaagtggctgatggagctgctgttggacatttgctgtggctgcacatgggaatctataagaaaaataattatggaATAGTTGGGTGTGGACAGCACTTTAAATATCCCAGCACAGCTTAGGGGCATCTTCCCCCCACtgccttcccagggctctgctgcctggagctgtccctgccagcagctgcttccctgtgcccaACCAagccctgggggctcagctttaccctgcagacccctcccagctcaggcactGCCTAGGAGCAGCTCAACTCTGCAAGCTCTGATGGCAACATCAGAGCAATCCTGAGCAGGCTGGAAAAAGCACAAAGATGCTGCATCTAAGGGGCCCTGTGCTGAATTCTGTTACTGCCTGGTTTATttagatgtgaaaaaaaaaattttctttttatcaatATGAACTGAGAGATGCATATCTATGGGGAATTCCCCATCCAGGCAACAAAGATTAGTACataagaaagcagaaattt carries:
- the LOC144246445 gene encoding olfactory receptor 14C36-like, with the translated sequence MSNSSSISHFLLLALADTRQLQLLHFCLFLGISLAALLGNGLIISAVACGHHLHTPMFFFLLNLALSDLGSICTTVPKAMHNSLWDTRNISYSGCVAQVFFSVFCVATEYFLLTIMCYDRYVSICKPLHYGTLLGSRACAHMAAAAWASAFLTALLLTANTFSLPLCHGNALGQFFCEIPQILKLSCSKSYLRELGLIAVTAGFLSGCFVFIVFSYVQIFRAVLRIPSEQGRHKAFSTCLPHLAVVSLFVSTAVFAYLKPPTMSSPSLDVALSLLYSVFPPALNPVIYSLRNQELKAVVWTLMTGCFQEHETVDQFLQITLNKMATDCVSE